The proteins below are encoded in one region of Fervidicoccaceae archaeon:
- a CDS encoding radical SAM protein, with product MNLYTGCGHGCLYCYARFYVSRFDEPRLKEKIAQMLAEDLARLRSEALVELATSTDPYQPLEFRLSASRRCLELLSSSRARVLITTKSDLVLRDLDLLGKMRGRVAVAITVTTLDRRVASILEPGAPPPERRIRAIELLSREGIPSVVRIDPVIPGVNDDLDEIEALVDRAARAGALQITSSTLKAKSSLLEKLSRSFPGARAELAELYVEKGVRVRGYLYADSGWRLRVLREIKSLSEERGLVFKVCREGLPGLASTGSTCDGFGLIDLIPR from the coding sequence CTGAATCTCTACACGGGGTGCGGCCACGGTTGCCTCTACTGCTACGCCAGGTTCTACGTCTCGAGATTCGACGAGCCCAGGCTCAAGGAGAAGATCGCGCAGATGCTCGCCGAGGACTTGGCCCGGCTGAGGAGCGAGGCTCTAGTCGAGCTAGCCACGAGCACGGACCCCTATCAGCCTCTAGAGTTTAGGCTCTCCGCCTCGAGGAGATGCCTCGAACTCTTGAGCTCATCGAGGGCTCGCGTCCTGATAACCACGAAGAGCGATCTCGTCCTCAGAGACCTCGACCTGCTCGGGAAGATGAGGGGCAGAGTGGCCGTCGCGATAACCGTGACCACGCTCGACAGACGAGTCGCCTCTATCCTCGAGCCCGGGGCCCCTCCGCCTGAGAGGAGGATCAGAGCCATCGAGCTCCTCTCTCGAGAAGGGATCCCGTCGGTCGTCAGAATAGACCCGGTGATCCCGGGCGTGAACGACGACCTCGACGAGATCGAGGCGCTCGTCGACAGAGCGGCTAGAGCCGGAGCTCTCCAGATCACGTCATCTACTCTGAAAGCCAAGAGCTCTCTGCTCGAGAAGCTCTCGCGCTCGTTCCCCGGGGCTCGAGCCGAGCTCGCCGAGCTCTACGTCGAGAAGGGGGTCAGAGTGAGAGGCTACCTCTACGCGGACTCCGGCTGGAGGCTCCGCGTGTTGAGGGAGATCAAGAGCTTATCCGAGGAGAGGGGGCTCGTCTTCAAGGTCTGCAGAGAGGGTCTCCCGGGCCTCGCGTCGACGGGGTCCACGTGCGACGGCTTCGGCCTGATAGATCTCATTCCCCGATGA
- a CDS encoding secondary thiamine-phosphate synthase enzyme YjbQ, producing MRIEQRELRVATRARRETINVTELVEEIVREAGVRRGLCLVHVPHATAALVVNEDEEGLRRDVLAWISRAFPDDGVWEHNRVDDNASAHLASLTLGSSAILPIESGRLVRGTWQELLLIELDGPRTRRIHVTVIGE from the coding sequence ATGAGGATCGAGCAGAGAGAGCTGAGAGTGGCGACGAGGGCTCGAAGGGAAACGATCAACGTCACGGAGCTCGTCGAGGAGATAGTGAGAGAGGCCGGGGTCCGGAGGGGCCTCTGCCTGGTTCACGTCCCCCACGCCACGGCAGCCCTCGTCGTCAACGAGGACGAGGAGGGACTGAGGCGGGACGTCCTCGCGTGGATATCGCGGGCTTTCCCAGACGATGGGGTATGGGAGCACAACAGGGTCGACGACAACGCCTCCGCCCACTTGGCCTCCTTGACTCTGGGCTCTTCGGCGATCTTGCCGATAGAGAGCGGAAGACTCGTCAGAGGCACGTGGCAAGAGCTCCTGCTGATCGAGCTGGACGGGCCGAGGACCAGGAGAATTCACGTAACGGTCATCGGGGAATGA